In Sulfuritortus calidifontis, the sequence AACCCGGATGAACTCACGCCCAAGGCCGCGCTCGAAGCCTTGTACGAACTGAAGAAACGACTGTGATGCAGACCCTGCACCTTGACGCCGCCGAACTCGGCCTGGACTTCGACACCAGCCTTAAGCTCGCCAACCACATCGCCGAACACCTGCTGGGCAGTGCCATGCTGCTGTCCTTCTACGATCGCGACCGCAACCTGGAATCGCCCGCCGGCGTCTCCGAATGCCACCAGGGCTGCGCCACACCCGGCTGGGTGGACTACGCGGCCAACCGCGGCGGCACGCTGATGGTGAACTTCGGCCAAGGCCGCTTCGTCTTCTGCTACATGCCGCTCGACTAAGCCGTTTGCAAAACGCACCGCTCATCCTGTTTCGATGCTGATGACCGTCTGCCACCTGTGCGGCT encodes:
- a CDS encoding AF1514 family protein → MQTLHLDAAELGLDFDTSLKLANHIAEHLLGSAMLLSFYDRDRNLESPAGVSECHQGCATPGWVDYAANRGGTLMVNFGQGRFVFCYMPLD